The genomic segment ATTTTTTAAAGGCCTCACCGTAAGGCGATAAATTAAGTATGGCAAAATTACCACTATCAATAATTTGTCTGAATTCTGAATCAAGAATATAAGCTTTAAAAACAGTTTTTGCATATTCAAAATATTCTTCTTTGGGCAAATAGCGACTGTCGAATTTATCAAACTCTTCTTCCAAAATTTCATCCCTTGTTTTAAAATATGGAATTATACCAAGTATTTTTTCGATAATTTCTTTCATCGAGACCTGCCGGTCAATATTAATTGCTTTATTCAGTTTTTCGAGTGTAAAAAATTCCTCCGGTTTGTTCAAAACATGTGATTCGAGAAATTCGAGCAATTCGTTCCATCGTTCTGCTTCAACATAGGATTTCACTTCCGGGTGATTCAAAATTTTTTGCTCAAATTTTTGAAAATACATTCGGTCTATTTTCATGCCTTCATATCCTATGGATTTTTCCGATAAGGCCATCAACGGGTCGAGTTGGGCTGTTTGGTATATCTCAATTGAAGGTATAATAATAGATTCCTTGTCTTTTCCACTTTTAACGGGCGGTAACTTTATCACTTCGTCGTAATTATATTTTTCTTCAAAATATTCGCAATTTGCAAAAAAGTCAAACATTTTGAAGTGAATTTTCTCTATCTTGCCAAATTCATTTTTGATTTTTGGGTCGGTAATTTCATTTGAAAAATTGTGTTTTCGGGTACCTCGACCTTTTATCTGTACAAATTCGGTGGGAGAGAAAATTGGGCGCATCAAACATAGGTTAAGAATATCGGGGCAATCATATCCTGTGGTCATCATACCAACCGTGACACATACACGGGTTTTGCTAGTGTTATAATAAGGTAAAAAATTGGCTGATCCACACAGATTGTTATTTGTAAAATTAATCGTCAATTGTTGAGCATCCGGTATACTCGAAGTTACCTGCACAGCGAAATCGGATTGATATTTGCCGGGAAACATTTCATCAGCCAATTGATTCAAGATTTGTGTGATTTTTGCCGCATGATTTTGAGAAACACAAAAAACGATTGTTTTGCCTATCTCACCGCTGACAGGATCGCGAAGAGCATTTTGCATAAACACTTTGCAAAAGGTTCTGTTGGTGTCTTCAGAGAAAAAATTTTTTTCGAAATCTCTTTGATCAAAACTATTTTGTTGGTCTTCGCCATCTTCATTGGTAGTTGTAACAATATAACCTTGATCCGACAATAATTGTGTGGTGATTTCTGTGCGAGCATCTGCCACAATGGGATTGACCAGATAACCGTCTTTTACCCCATCGATCAATGAATAACGAAAGGTTGGTTCGCTGTTTTCGCAACCAAAGGTCTTATAGGTATCCAACAATAATCTTCTCTCCAGCTGACGGGGGTCATTTTCACCAAGATCAGAGATATCAATATTTTTGAGGTAATTTTTGGGTGTAGCGGTAAGTCCTAATTTATAGCCAATAAAATATTCAAATACCGCCCTGCTGTTACCTCCAATACTACGGTGGGCTTCATCAGATATAACCAGGTCAAAATCATCCGGTGCAAAGATTCTTTTATATCTATTTTTAGAAAGAAAAGTTTGAATTGTAGAGACCACAATTTCGGCTTTTTGCCAATCATCTCTGTTTTCTTTATAAATAACGGTTGTGTAATCATTTTTTAAATAATCTCTGAAAGCTTTGTATGCTTGATTTTCCAACTCAAGTCTATCTACCAAAAACAAAACACGCCGGGCATTACCTGTCCGGAGAAACAACTTGATAACAGCAGCAGATACAAGTGTTTTACCTGTGCCTGTAGCCATTTCAAAAAGAAAGCGGTCTTTACCTTCCTTTACGGCATTTTGAATAGATCGAACTGCTTCCAATTGGTAATTTCTTAAAAAACGAAGTTTATATTGTGCAATATATTGAGAGCGAGTATTTTCGTTAATGTAAGACGGGTCTTTGAAATAATCCGGTTTCTGGGTGAGTACGATATAATCTTCATTCACTTCTTCATTGACAAGCCGATTTTTGTCGGGAACAAACCCGGCATAACCTTTCAATGCTTCGAGAGTAGGAAAAGATTTAATTACTTGCGGATTGCCACGTTCAATGTCCCATAGATAATGAATATTGCCATTAGAAAGAATAACAAAACGACATTTGAGCGTCTGTGCATATCGTCTTGCCTGCTCTTTACCAAACAGAGGATTTTTATTTTCTGCTTTGGCTTCGAGAACAGCCAGTGGAAAACCGTTATTATCTAAAAATAAAAAATCAACATAACCATTTTTTGTATGTTCAAAATCGTCTCCAAATGCGTTTAGTTGTTGCTCGGTAATTTTAATATTGTTTTCTAAAAGTACATTGGCTTTTCCATTTTCCGAATCAATTAACCTCCATCCTGCCTCTTCCAGAAAGCGGTTAATTTTTATCCGGGCCTGAGCTTCTTTATTTGACATAAATCAAAAAATTACTTCAAATTTAATTTTTTTTCGCATCAAAGTCCCAATCACTCTTTAATTTTCAAAATTACAAGCCGGCATATTAAAAAATTTTCTTTTTGAAAGTAATGAAAAATTGGATGAATTATCCGCGTTAAACCTAATAATCATTTCAGCAATGGCAATAAATTTCGTTTTTTCTGTAAAAAATGGGATATTATTGTATTTTGCTGCAGAATATTTTAGGGTTTAATTTTTTAAATTAAAAAAAAATAAAAAAATTTTAATTTGGTTCAAAAGTTAAATCAAAACATTTATTTTGCAAAAAAAATTGAGGAGAGAGGGGTTTTAGATGAAAGATTTAAATTTGCCGGAAACATATAAAAATCCTAAAATTACGACCGATTCCAAGAACGGTTATGTTTTAATCTATGGAAGATCGATCCCGGAATATCCTGACAAATTCTATCAACAATTGTCTGATTGGGTGGAATGGTATGTCACCAAAAAACAACCTATCACCATTGATTTTAAAATCATTTATTTAAACACCGGCTCTTGGCGTAACTTATTATCAATCTTGATAATGATTGAGAAGGCAGAAATTCCTTATCACATTAATTGGTATTACGAAGAAGACGACTTGCAGCTATTGCGGGCCGGTGAAGATTTGGCTACTTTATCGGGATTGAAATTCGATTTTATAGAAGTGAAAGAGGTCTGAGAAATGGCTGTTTCAAAAGATACGATTATTGCTCCCGCCACACATTACGGCCATGCTGCCATTCATCTGATACGAATCAGCGGACCGGATGCCATCAATATTTCACAAAAATTTTTTAAAGGGAAAAAAAAGATTGTGCCCGGAAAATGCACGTCAGGCAATTTATGGAGAAATATCACATCCAACAGATGGTGTGATAGATCAAGTAATTATCACTTGTTTTGTAGAACCTTTTTCGTTCACGGGAGAAAACATGGTGGAAATTTCATGTCATGGTTCTCCCTTTATTGTCGATAAAATCATCTCTCTTTATCTAGAAAATGGTGTAAGATTAGCCCATCCCGGTGAATTTACACAAAGAGCTTTTTTAAATGGAAAATTGGATTTGAGTCAGGCGGAAGCTATCGGCGATCTGATTTATGCCGAAAATGCAATTTCACATAAATTGGCATTAAAACAATTGAAAGGAAATTTTTCAAATTTAATTGACCAATTTCGTCAAAATATTATCCATTTTGCCTCTCTTTTGGAATTGGAACTAGATTTTTCTGAAGAGGATGTGGAGTTTGCCAACCGCATGGAACTCATCAGCCAATTGGAAGATATCATCAGACAATTACATAAGATAAGAGAATCGTCGAAATATAAGAAGTGGTTGCAAAAAGGATTTCCTGTTGCCATATTAGGACGGCCCAATGCCGGGAAATCTACGCTGCTCAATGCCCTCATCAAAGAAGAAAGGGCCATTGTGACGCCTATTCCCGGCACTACAAGAGACACCATCGAAGAAACAATTACACTCCATGATCTTACGTTGAGAATTATTGACACTGCCGGTATCCGAAAAACAGATGATCCGGTGGAAAAAATCGGCATTGACCGATCTTTTCAAAAAGCAGCAGAGGCATTTGTCATACTTTATCTCTATGATGCGGCTGAAACAAGCCCTGAAGATGCCACGCAAGATTTGACAACCATCCGAAACATCAATCCTGAAGCTGTGACATTGGTCATAGCTAATAAAATGGATACAATCAATGATGACGGCAAAATTCCTCCGGAACATTTTAAAATTAGTGCCCAAAACGAACAAGATATTGACCATTTGAAAGAATTGCTATACGAAAAATTAAAATCATTGCTTCCCGGCAGTGATGATATCTATTTGGTCAATCAGCGTCAAAACGAGGCATTGCAAAAAGCCGAAGACGCTCTTCAAAGAGCAAAAACTAATTTGCTATCGGACATTAGCCATGAATTTGTGGCCATGGATTTGCGCGAATCTATCCATCACCTGTCTCTTATAACCGGAAAAATATCTACTGACGATCTATTGGAAAATATTTTCAGAAATTTTTGTATTGGAAAGTAATCTAAAACAAATTAGAATTAATTTTTCTTCACCAAATGCCTATCCAACATGCGTCTTTTTTTCAGAGGCAATTTTTGCACAATCAGGCAGAAAGATTCATCTATCAAATTTTTCAAAAATTCCGGACGAAAGTTTCCCGGATTGTCGATCGTGATCCAATGATACCGGCCTAAATATGCCGCACGATCTATGCCGGGAATCTCCAATAACATGTCCAATTTCTCGGCTTTTGCTTTCAAAGTGAGGGATGATGGAGATTGATCTATGTGCATCATCAAAAATATTTTATCAAAAACACAAAAACAATACACACTTTCCCATTTCACGTCCGTATTCACGTATGGTTTTGTCAAT from the Vicingaceae bacterium genome contains:
- the mnmE gene encoding tRNA modification GTPase MnmE; the encoded protein is MCPENARQAIYGEISHPTDGVIDQVIITCFVEPFSFTGENMVEISCHGSPFIVDKIISLYLENGVRLAHPGEFTQRAFLNGKLDLSQAEAIGDLIYAENAISHKLALKQLKGNFSNLIDQFRQNIIHFASLLELELDFSEEDVEFANRMELISQLEDIIRQLHKIRESSKYKKWLQKGFPVAILGRPNAGKSTLLNALIKEERAIVTPIPGTTRDTIEETITLHDLTLRIIDTAGIRKTDDPVEKIGIDRSFQKAAEAFVILYLYDAAETSPEDATQDLTTIRNINPEAVTLVIANKMDTINDDGKIPPEHFKISAQNEQDIDHLKELLYEKLKSLLPGSDDIYLVNQRQNEALQKAEDALQRAKTNLLSDISHEFVAMDLRESIHHLSLITGKISTDDLLENIFRNFCIGK